The sequence TGCACTAAAGATGCTCCCGCATACCCTCCCATTAGCTCCGCATGCTAGTGTTGCCTAAATCAAATTGGCaaggttctttctcccattGGTCTACATGGAGGTGTGTACCTACGCTAGCAGAGTAGCCTTCTCTTGCTGATATTATTGTTTGGATGAAAACTATTATTGGTTCATTGGGGTGTCAAATGATCAGTTCTGCTCAGTTTCAGTCTGGCTGAATTGATTTCGATCTAGGAATGAAAaacaccaaaaccaatccgttaaggaatttgattttcaatcagttttggttttggtccaatatggttttggatttaatttggttttcaATATCACGCTAATACCGGTTTAAATTAATTTGTTTCCAGGCTTTAACCACAaggaaatcttacattcataacctgGAGTGAGAAAAGATTTACGAAATCATTGTTTATCATTGtaaagaaaagataattaatattgaaaccgatggataactaattactaaaaagataaactaatattgaaatcacaaaatgaaccctattatcaaatcattcatttaactatccaactaaatttgtatagtgaacaaggggatcaatggaagcattgttacaatttacaaactAATTTCCTTATTCATAAcgtcatattcattgatttgtaataaTTTCCCTTACAACAAAATATAATTAGTTCACCTATTCATAACAtcataatcaatttttttttatcggtttcgtTCAATTTGATTATGGTTTAATATTGGTTGGTTCGATGCAGCCCGATTTTCAGTTGGTCCCATCATATcttagtccaaaaccaatccaataaggaccAGTTTGATTTGGTCAGGGTCttttttgttggttttgatTGTTTTTATTGGTTCagactaggttttcaactcccaTACTGATCCATATTCCAAACAAGTTTGAATCAACGTGTAACAACTCTTCACGTATGGATTCGAGATAATAAGTACCTCTTTCTTCGACTAAGTATCCCCTTTAATTACTCTTAATGGTTGTATAGAGAGGTATctataaaaagaaaagcattGTATCAGGCAACTATCTTCAGTAGGAGGAGCAGATCCGGCTCCAAACCAACATGATGAAGCATCCAATTGGCCGCATCCTCATTTAATGATATAAATACCCCCACTTTCTTCCCCCCAAAAGAATTGGTCTTTCTCTATCAAATCAAATCGACGAAATTTGGCTGCTGCCAGGTTTCTATTACCAAGGTACTCgtcaaaagaaatgaaatcttaaaaGGCAGTTTGAAAAACACTTAAACCTAAAAAGTTAAGAACCAAATGGAAACTGAATTGTTTTAATTTTCCAAATTCCACCAGTTCAGAACCATCTTTCAAGTAttataatgaatttttttttttctgtcttcCCAGTTCTTTACTGCCACCCTCTCCATCTTAAGTAAAGTCCAACCTAAGTAACTATTAGTTCTCTTCAATGGAAGGATGGCAAAATTTACAAATGGTTATCACTCAAGACTGGTGAGCAACGCTTTTGTTCAATAAAATTTGACTGGCAACAAATTACAAATGGCTTTATGAGTTGTGACTGAATAAGACTTGGTTCTATCTTGATAAGATTAATGTCTACAAATTGCGAGGGGTTTCtcaaaattttgaggaaacAAGTTCGGACTTCAATGAAATGCTACTTGaatacataaaataaactagGATAACAGTTTTTTGCATGGGAGTGTGGTCTCTGCACCAATGAGCGCATGTAAAAACATCAATAGGAGACATTATTGCCTTTCTTAGGAGGTGGGGCAATAATTTCACATCATCATGTATCTAGATGCAGCCCCTAGACTCCCCCACCCTTCCCAAGATTACATTTTTCCAATAAACTTTTTAAAGAAAAACTCTGATAAATGGGCTACAGCAAGTGGGACGGGTCTAGTTGGTCAAAAGTTAAAATAAATTGGCATTATTTAAAATTTACATTAATTAATCTCACTTCCCTTGCTATCAAGCAACTTTGCCAAAATTCATTCACTAGCTTCCCTTAACTTTCCTTCCATTTCCCTCGAAATCGAACGGAGCTGGGAACTTTTGAATTTGATCCCCAACCCCCCACGCTTTTTTTCTCCAGAATGAAGAACAACCTATTGGGTGGAAAGTCGAGTCAATAATCATAAATTAGAAGTGGTCCAATGTAGGAACTTATAGATACTTATGAACCCTCTCCTTAACGGAGAACTTTTGAGTATGAATTCTACCCAAGTCCCCTAGACAACCGAATAAGGCCCAGGCTGTAAGATTGTTGATTCCAAAAGAAAGCAAGGCCATTTGGAAGAAGTATTTCAAGAGGTAGCCCCTGGCATCAGTTGAGAAATAGTTTTCTTTCATCTAGGCCCAAAGGAACTATAAGCTCAACCTAAGTAGAACATATGGTTTAATGGAGTGAAAGCTAAACCATTAGAACAGAAAAGATGTTCTAAAATGAAATCTAGAACAGAAAAGATCATCTCTAGAGAATTATCAAACGGGCTCTAAATATGTATAGTCGCCCATCATAACTCCTAGTACTTCCCCCACAGGCCACAACTTCCAAATACAAACTTCTCTTGGACATCAAGGCCTTAATTCAACTTAGCTGCCCGGGCTACTATTGGCATAACAACTTGTACACCATAGGTTGGCCCAACCCAGTCCTACATATCAGTTTTGAGAGATGGCCAAAAACCTCAAATTCAATGGTCATATACACATCATTAAAAAGTCATAACTCAATTCTAATATTTTGGAAAGTTAAAATCATTTGGATATGTATGAAGAACAGAGCCACTAATAAGGAACACATGATGGGCTAGTGGCCTATTTGGGCTATTCCCATCTACACAATGCTAGAGGACTAATTAAAAATGCCAAATCATCACTCCAAGCAGCAAATCTGTATGTGTCAAAATTCTATGAATTCTAACACAGCTATCATCAATAGTTTAGTTTGGTAATTTCGTTAACTAAAATTATAACTGAAAATGTTATTCATATCATCATCTAATTATATTTTGATCCAATATAGTTAAGACATTATCGACCTAAAACTTTTAAGTAAATTTTGtttgaagaaataaagaggaaaCTCTATACAGAATGACTATGCGGTTGAGAAAGGCAATTAAATTTAACATGCTCCATCCAAAAGATTTCACTTCAATCCAATAAACAAATTGATAATCATCCATCAACATTGCAAAATAATTGCAACAATCCAGACCCCTTGTTCTCCTATCATATCACTAATGAATTATGGAcaaaagttttcctccactCGGGAGGGAAGAATTCCCTCACCACCAGCAATTTGATCTTGtgattctttaccaaaaaaataattaaaagacTTTGTGATTGAACTCCTGTATTATGAAAAACTCTCACCCCTTGCTTTGTAAAATCCTTCCCagaattttctgtttcttatgCAACACTTATGCTCACATAGAGATGGCACTCAAGCTAAGGGTGtgtttaccaaaagaaaaaaaagcgcCAAGGGTGTCAAGTTTGAACCAAAACTAGTCATTTAAAATGAAACTGAAACAAATTGAGgtaaattggtttggttttggtttaaaaaacTAGAATATTTTCAtgggtttggtttcgattttatgACAAACCATTGTATCAAACTGAATTACCTATTTTCAAACCAAATAAAGAACCGGTTAAAATTATATTcgttttttaaatattttaatcaATGTGTATGataaaatatattctatttAAAGTTGGAAAACTTTCAATGCATCATGACCCTAACAGATTAGAGCTTTTTTGATTGGTGAAGATATAAAAAGTTCACCCAAACACCGAAAATACGATGCTAAACCGAATAAGGCACAATATCAAACTGAGTCAATTCGATTTTGAAAAGGTCTTCCCATTCTCGGTTCGATTTAGATTTCTGCATTTTTCCCTtgatcaaaccaaaaccaaactgaataactgaaaccgaaccgatttcACCTTTAACTTGAGCCCTTTAATAATTGTGTATGCCTCAATGTGACCAAATGGTTTTAGAAATGGAAAAGGTCTTGGGCGATGAGGTATTAATGTAGAATACTGGACCTGAACAAGCAGTGGTAGCAATTCCAGCTTTGGCTACTGCAGGTGGGCTGGGCATTGGTTGATGAATTGATAAATTCTGAAACAAGATAGAGCCCAAGCCTGAGCACAGAGCCACAGACCATCCCagttctttgttattatcagaGGAAGTTCACCATGTTCACAATCAACAAGCAAGCAAGCTTTTCCTTTACATATTATAAGCTTTATGTAGCAGAGAACACATCTGGTATATGTATCAAAgctcatatcatcaaatccataTAGACATAAAAACTACATATAGAAGATGAACAGAACCATATATTTACTTCCTATCaagagctcagctcagctcTCATGAACATGAAGTCAAAGAATCAATATGTGAAAGCCTTCGCCGCTTGTTTGGAAGTGTAGTAATTCCTGGTGGTGAGATCAATTCCGGCGAGGCCCCGGAAGCCCTGTCAAGGACATTCCTCAGAGCCTGATGAACAGAAGTTGCAAGGAAGTTTCTCACTTCAGCATTCTCAGCAGTACTCCCTTCTATGGAGCTACTAGTCATTAATACTAAGACATTCTTCACTCTGCATCCCAAGGTTGAGATCTCTGCACTCATAGTCTTCAAATGGAGTGCCTCAAGTGTTTGTCTCAGATCAGTGAGAAGCTCTGGACGATAATCACAACACAGAGTTGCTTGGATACAAAAAGGGTGGTGTcctgaagatgatgatgacccATCATCCTCATGATATTTAGCTTCAACTCTCACCTCATCCACATCCATTGGGATCACAAAACCTTTACTAGCTTCAATTGCATTTCTCTTCAACTCCTTAACATTACTAATCACCTCTGCTAGCAATGTTGCCTTGTCCGTCTGATCATCACAAAACAACAACATTATAGCACCTTTAACCACCATTTTAATGAGCTAATAAAAAGATTCTAAGGTCTCCAAAATATGGACAAGGAGATAAAGCTAAAGAAAAATCAGAACCCCTCTTGGTATTCAAACCTTTTGTTGGATTTGCTTTcccaaatctccaaaaaaaaaactacccaGTCATTCAGAGACAGCAGAATAAACCAGAGAGGCAGCCAGAAACTGTATGTGTCGGCACCAGTTGATCAATCTCAGTAACTCATAGGGATTCCCCATGATAGTAAAAGAGAATAAACACAGAAAAGTAAAagcaaacaaaaggaaaagtggAAAGGAACAGAAATGTTTCACTCTATTTGATTCTGAATAATGATTCGAATATACGAGCAATATATAATAGATTTAATGCATTAAAACTTGATTAATTAACTGAAATACCAATAATTGAATCATTCACCAACCCATCTACAGAAGTGACAAGGGGAAGAGGAAATCAAGGAACCAAACCTTTTCTGAACAGGGGACAAGCTTCCGAAGAGTAGCGAGATGGGCATTAATCCTCTCCCTACGCCTTCTTTCGGCCTCGCTATGGCTTTTCAAGGCCGCAAGGGCTTTGGCTTCAGGAATAGTCTTCTGCCCCAATCTCGTTGGAGCCTTGACGAGCTCCCCCTTCTCACTATCCAGAACCAACGAAGAAGACCCACCTCGACCCATCACGGTCCGCATCCCAGATTGCTGCGAATATGACTGAGAGAACCCATCAAAGAATCTTGGAAAATCAGTAGAATAAGCATCGCGTGAATTAATCCAGGCCATATCGATCTTAATTTTAAGCTAATCAATCAACCCAGTAgagagatcttaagaaacccaAAGAAGAAGTAACAAAGAACCAGGTGGACGATTGGTAGGAGAAGGCCAAAAGAACAACCTTCGACGACGCAAGACCTCTTCTATACCTCCACTAAATCTCCATGTTGTGCTTCTTCTCATACTTTCCATTACGCACAAAAGAAACACAATAAGAACTGGGGAAGTAAAATCAATGGGAAAATGCCcacattttcttctttatcGTCTTAAATTCCAGCATTTCGATCTTGACTTTGGGTGCTTTCCAAGTCTTGAACGATGAGACGTCGAAATACCCACTTGCAGAAAACTTGCACCCCTCAAATAATTTACAAAAGGAAGAGATTTGAGATTTAGAAGGGGAGAAGAATGGTAGGAAAGATGATGTTTTTATGGAGAGTGGGAAGCAGCAAAGCAGAGAAGAAGCACCACTACAGAAGCTGTAAACCAGGGAAAACCACTAATCGATAGTGCATTATGGATGGGCCATATATAGATGAGACAATTTTCGTTTTCCCTTTCTTTAATTCTGATTAACTTTAGCTGACCTCCACCACTCTCTAAAGACCATAATACCCTTGATTCAGATCATCAAGTCAAAAAGTTGTTTTGAAATTatgtaatgatttttttttttcttttttccttttcttatagAATATTCAGCTTCTCTGGTCCAGATTCCATATCAGGGTGTCTAGTGTTTTCCAAGAGTGATGTAGCATTTCTAACAGTTTGATGTCTTTGCGTTGGCaacttgcattaaaaaaaaaaaaaatggtcacatttttttttcttttgaaaaaaaaaaaaaaaaaaaaagtggtcaCATATCCCAATTTAGGTTAAAAATTTAGGGAAAATGATGTCCAAACCAGTAGGGTGTAATGGAATCTTCCACACAAATATTTATTGACCATCACGCGAGGTTGGAAACATCTCAATTGCATCAACCATGATCTATCGTTTTTGCATTAACATCTTCCTCTCCTTGCCTACACCaattttcaacttcttttttccttctgcTTCTCTATATTCTTCAAAGCTTTATATAAATGGGGGAGTTGCAAAGGAGCTAAACAATGAGGGATTTTGATGTTCGAAAAACTACAACAATGATTGATTGTGGAAATACAACACCCTGGAACGGTGAGGGTTGCAATGGCCAAAATGGAGAAAATTGTAGAGGAGCAGCGAAAATGCCCCCCCTCCCCTAGTCATAAGATGTCGACATAAGAGATTCCATTGCATACTACTAGCAAAACAAATGAGTAGAAACCACCAAAATAGTAGCTGCCTTGATCACTCTATGAGATATTAGGGAAGCATGATAAGGACATGGCAATTTAGCCACACAAATTATTATGGATGATATAAATTTATCTTTATTAAacttattaatgaaaaaaaaaaaaaaaaaaaacttgaggGTCCTCTAAAAGGCAGCTTGGCCCCTACACTTATATAGGCGTCAATGGGATCATCAGTAGAAGCATCAGCATTGGATGAAATTTTCGCTTTTCATGAAGGGTAAGACAATCATTTCGCTACTcattgtgtctaggtgtagCGATCAAGCTGCCTTTtaggcctttttttttccctagaaAATACCATTGTTTGTTCTTAACTATAGTCCAATTCAtcctaaagagaaaaataaaatttggtttgTTGTTCACTTGAATgcatatgtatgtgtgtgtgcaCGCATGTATGCACATGAATGCATGTGTGAgcgtgtgtgtatatatatatatatatatctaatatTGAAAGTTAGGTCAGAAGCAACTATAGTCTTCTAAGTTCTGACTATggacatgaaagaaaaaaacaatgaaaGCTTGTCATCAGGAacatagactttttttttttttttttttttttttgtaatgaaagGTACATAGACATTTTTTATAAAGTATTATAAAAATGTGTATctgcttttcttattttcttttttcttccagGCAATCAAAATGCTTTTGCATATCCATGACCTAAAATCTATTGACTTTCTTTGAATGAGGTGGACATTGTCCACATCTTTCTGATAACTTGCTCCACAGTAACAAGCAAAAAATTGAATATATTCTTAAACTATTTTTTTGGCTCTAAGTATATCCAAAAACAGTGTCATTATGATAGAGATATGCTTTTTGTTCTTACTACTTTGGATGGGCATAAATTCacataattttaaaatatacaGGAGGGTGATACTTCTAGACTTCTAATTTAAGTATGCAAGGATGTGAATGGAATGaataattattaaatataacCTAACATCAGAATAATTTCAATATACTAATCAAATTGAATCCAATATTTTTGGCAAATATTTCATCTAAGTAGTGGAATCCTAAATAATTTAAGtaattaattttatattaagtaaaatataataaaattaaaaaaaataaaaataaaaaccggCTATCTTCATCTTgtgaaaatagaaattgaaatagagATATTGAATACATATCTGATATTCAATTATCTTAATAACCAACAAGATAAACATATATGATTTCAAAGTTAATTTTAACTTTAGATTAtggttgcatttggtagtcatttagaAAAAcacttttaactttttttttccgttctatgggaacaaaaaaacggaataaagcgtttggtgtcaatttggtgtttttttgttttcgttggaacaaaaaaggaaaaaaacgtTAGAACGCAAAATAATGAAACGACCAAACCTTATTCAtcatttcaatttcattcaaaaaaaaaaaaaaaaaaaaacttattaaCTAGAGTAATCGTTCCTAAaccaggttcaccaaacaccattttttttttttttaaagcaatattttgacacagaaactgaaaattctgtttttaaatatctaaaattaTATCACACTAACTAATAGATGAAGAACACCCAAATGGTGAGATGGTAAAATCAAACTTAATTTTCTAAAAGCTGCACCTtataatgttttcaaaaatgttaaaaagagggggaggggaaaaaagtataaaaagaaagaaatgaaaattgcTTTTACAAGGCCTCCATGCTAAAACCAATCACtcatattttttcttcaaattggaCCATGTTCCTCATAAAAGGAGACAGAATAGCATCTTTTCCTGTTGTGCTCTTTCTCTAAGATGATCTGGGCAACAGGCTGCTTAGGGTTACGAACTGAGGTTCTTACAGGAAAttctctcaaacctagttttcCATACCaaagccttttctttttttttttttcactcgcTACTTCATTTGGGTTGGTAGAAATCAGTGTATTATAACCAGGAAAGCATCAGACCCCACTCAAAGTATGAATAATATTGGTAAATGGATTTATCATCTGAATCTCTCCCATCATTAGGCTTTGACAACCAACACAGACTTCAACCCCCAAATCGATTACTCTATAGCATGAATATACCAAGGGCTAATCCCAAacacatcatgcatcattatTACTGATGGAAGCTTTGACCATTCTTCTTGTATAGTTGGTTGGGTTCTAGTTATTTTCTTAAATGCATATTGCTTGAATGCTACCCTAATTTTTGATTATACAAGGAGCGCATAAGAAATGCAACAAGAAAAGCGATTAGAAATCATTTCAATTATAGTCTGGACGGATTGTGAAGATATTGTGAATCTGATGCAGCAAGATCAGGAAAGTTGATCGTGGGGGTTTTaagtttttgtttctaaattgtTCGTAAACTTTGATATAGTAAAGAGATTTCATAGCGAGGTCTCAATCACCTCATCAGTTAGCTAGGAAGGCTAGAACATATTCTATCAAAAAGCACTATTGgctgtggatttttttttcttttttcccttgaatgaattttcatatttttcaaagggaaaaaaaaaNNNNNNNNNNNNNNNNNNNNaaaaaaaaaaaatggtcacatttttttttcttttgatggaaagaaaaaaaaaaaaaaaaaga is a genomic window of Macadamia integrifolia cultivar HAES 741 chromosome 13, SCU_Mint_v3, whole genome shotgun sequence containing:
- the LOC122058870 gene encoding putative transcription factor bHLH107, yielding MAWINSRDAYSTDFPRFFDGFSQSYSQQSGMRTVMGRGGSSSLVLDSEKGELVKAPTRLGQKTIPEAKALAALKSHSEAERRRRERINAHLATLRKLVPCSEKTDKATLLAEVISNVKELKRNAIEASKGFVIPMDVDEVRVEAKYHEDDGSSSSSGHHPFCIQATLCCDYRPELLTDLRQTLEALHLKTMSAEISTLGCRVKNVLVLMTSSSIEGSTAENAEVRNFLATSVHQALRNVLDRASGASPELISPPGITTLPNKRRRLSHIDSLTSCS